Proteins co-encoded in one Callospermophilus lateralis isolate mCalLat2 chromosome 2, mCalLat2.hap1, whole genome shotgun sequence genomic window:
- the Tssc4 gene encoding U5 small nuclear ribonucleoprotein TSSC4, whose translation MAEAGAGEPAPGLEAEQATEYDTLPSDTVSLSDSDSDLSLPGAAEVEAPSPEDSGAEEPPWSPAGLPRAAAQPFLLRGVSSTFSQRSHSIFDCLEGAARRVPTSAAPSSRSDNGGPKRPPMPSSHPPAADPDPPRVPPLPDYVAHPERWTKYSLEDVAEASEQSNQAAARAFLGSRSRAAPADYTPSFNQRPSSGGEGRVVFTKPVRVGEARAERKRALKKGDVPGVGGEGPVELAHLIGLGSPEAEECGSALGLQDLGTPSGAVHPGSSPGPPGVEMVGFHGSKKRSREHLRNRGSSPESSGAGMGGGHSN comes from the coding sequence ATGGCTGAGGCGGGGGCGGGCGAGCCGGCCCCTGGCTTGGAGGCGGAGCAGGCGACAGAGTATGACACCCTGCCTTCTGACACCGTCTCGCTCAGCGACTCGGACTCAGACCTCAGTTTGCCCGGCGCTGCTGAGGTGGAGGCGCCGTCCCCCGAGGACTCCGGCGCCGAAGAGCCCCCCTGGTCCCCGGCAGGCCTCCCCCGCGCCGCCGCGCAGCCCTTCCTCCTCAGAGGCGTGAGCTCCACTTTCTCCCAGCGAAGCCACAGCATCTTTGACTGTCTGGAGGGGGCGGCCAGGCGGGTGCCGACCTCTGCAGCTCCAAGCAGCAGGAGTGACAACGGTGGCCCCAAGCGGCCACCGATGCCCTCGAGCCACCCTCCAgcggcagaccctgaccctccgaGGGTGCCGCCTCTCCCTGACTATGTGGCTCACCCTGAGCGCTGGACCAAGTACAGCCTGGAAGACGTGGCCGAGGCCAGTGAGCAGAGCAACCAGGCAGCCGCCCGGGCCTTCCTGGGCTCCCGCAGCCGGGCGGCCCCCGCTGACTACACGCCCTCCTTCAACCAGCGTCCCTCCAGCGGTGGGGAGGGGAGAGTCGTCTTCACCAAGCCCGTCCGAGTTGGTGAGGCCAGAGCTGAGAGGAAGAGGGCCCTGAAGAAGGGGGATGTGCCAGGTGTTGGGGGCGAGGGTCCTGTGGAGCTGGCCCACCTGATTGGGCTCGGGAGCCCAGAGGCCGAGGAGTGTGGTAGTGCCCTGGGGCTACAGGATTTGGGGACACCTTCAGGGGCTGTCCACCCTGGATCTTCACCAGGACCCCCAGGGGTGGAGATGGTTGGTTTCCATGGCAGCAAGAAGCGGAGCCGAGAGCACCTGCGCAATAGGGGCAGCAGCCCTGAAAGCTCAGGGGCTGGGATGGGAGGGGGACACTCAAACTGA
- the Cd81 gene encoding CD81 antigen isoform X2, translating to MMFVGFLGCYGAIQESQCLLGTFFTCLVILFACEVAAGIWGFVHKDQIAKDVKQFYDQALQQAVVDDDASNAKAVVKTFHETLNCCGSNTLSALSTSVLRNNLCPSGSNIFTNIFKEDCHQKIDELFSGKLYLIGIAAIVVAVIMIFEMILSMVLCCGIRNSSVY from the exons ATGATGTTCGTCGGCTTCCTGGGCTGCTACGGGGCCATTCAGGAATCCCAGTGTCTGCTTGGGACG TTTTTTACCTGCCTAGTGATCCTCTTTGCCTGTGAGGTGGCTGCCGGCATCTGGGGCTTCGTCCACAAGGACCAG ATTGCTAAGGATGTGAAGCAGTTCTACGACCAGGCCCTGCAGCAGGCTGTGGTGGATGACGATGCCAGCAACGCCAAGGCCGTGGTGAAGACCTTCCATGAGACG CTCAATTGCTGCGGCTCCAACACTTTGTCTGCACTGTCCACCTCAGTGCTGAGAAACAACCTTTGTCCATCGGGGAGCAACATCTTCACCAATATCTTCAAG GAGGACTGCCACCAGAAGATTGATGAACTCTTCTCGGGAAAGCTGTACCTCATCGGCATTGCCGCCATCGTCGTTGCTGTCATAATG ATCTTCGAGATGATCCTGAGCATGGTGCTGTGCTGTGGCATCCGGAACAGCTCTGTGTACTGA
- the Trpm5 gene encoding transient receptor potential cation channel subfamily M member 5, giving the protein MQIAHGYCPGSPPDAGDEQGLGLCRGELDFGGSGKKRSKFVKVPSSVAPSVLFDLLLAEWHLPAPNLVVSLVGEERPFAMKSWLRDVLRKGLVKAAQSTGAWILTSALRVGLARHVGQAVRDHSLASTSTKVRVVAIGIASLGRILHHQLLDAQENTPIHYPADDGGSQSPLCALDSNLSHFILVEPDTPGKGDGLAELRLGLEKYISQQRTSYGGTSSIEIPVLCLLVNGDPSILERISRAVEHAAPWLILAGSGGIADVLAALVSQPHLLVPQVAEKQFREKFPSEHFSWEAIVHWTKLLQNITSHPHLLTVYDFEQEGSEDLDTVILKALVKACKSHSQEAQDYLDELKLAVAWDRVDIAKSEIFSGDVEWKSCDLEEVMMDALVSNKPEFVRLFVDSGANMADFLTYGRLQQLYRSVSPKSLLFDLLQRKHEEGRLTLAGLGAQRSRDLPAGPPTFSLHEVSRVLKDFLHDACRGFYQDSRAAGRRKVERGPAKRPTGQKWLLDLNQKSEDPWRDLFLWAVLQNRHEMASYFWAMGQEGVAAALAACKILKEMSHLETEAEVARTMREAKYEQLALDLFSECYSNSEDRAFALLVRRNRSWSRTTCLHLATEADAKAFFAHDGVQAFLTKIWWGDMAAGTPILRLLGAFTCPALIYTNLITFSKETPLRTGLEDLQELDSLDTERSLLCGSGSRMEEPVEAPRGAGDRGPQAAFLLTRWRKFWGAPVTVFLGNVVMYFAFLFLFTYVLLVDFRPPPRGPSGPEITLYFWVFTLVLEEIRQGFFTDEDTRLVKKFTLYVEDNWNKCDMVAIFLFTVGVTCRMLTSLFEAGRTILAIDFMVFTLRLIHIFAIHKQLGPKIIIVERMMKDVFFFLFFLSVWLVAYGVTTQALLHPHDGRLEWIFRRVLYRPYLQIFGQIPLDEIDEARVNCSVHPLLLEDSPSCPNLYANWLVILLLVTFLLVTNVLLMNLLIAMFSYTFQVVQGNADMFWKFQRYHLIVEYHGRPALAPPFILLSHLSLVLKRVFRKAAQQKQEHLERDLPDPLDQKIVTWETVQKENFLSNMERRRRDSEGEVLRKTAHRVDSVAKYLGGLREQEKRIRCLESQVNYCTLLLSSMADVLAPGSNYWSSRQCGNGSQQAPAGHGEGPGGREHPEAGQPPSVN; this is encoded by the exons ATGCAGATCGCCCACGGCTACTGTCCTGGGAGTCCCCCAGACGCAGGAGATGAGCAGGGGCTGGGCCTGTGTCGGGGCGAGTTGGACTTTGGAGGGTCCGGGAAGAAGCGGAGCAAG TTCGTGAAGGTGCCCAGCAGCGTGGCCCCCTCTGTTCTCTTTGACTTGCTGCTGGCTGAGTGGCACCTGCCGGCCCCCAACCTGGTGGTGTCCCTGGTGGGTGAGGAGAGGCCTTTTGCCATGAAGTCCTGGCTGCGGGACGTCTTGCGTAAGGGGCTGGTGAAGGCGGCTCAGAGCACAG GCGCCTGGATCCTGACCAGCGCTCTCCGTGTGGGCCTGGCCCGGCATGTCGGCCAGGCTGTGCGTGACCACTCCCTGGCCAGCACGTCCACCAAGGTCCGCGTGGTGGCCATTGGCATTGCCTCGTTGGGCCGCATTCTGCACCATCAACTTCTAGATGCCCAG GAGAACACCCCCATCCACTACCCAGCCGACGATGGGGGCAGCCAGAGCCCCCTCTGCGCCCTGGACAGCAACCTCTCTCACTTCATCCTGGTGGAGCCGGACACCCCAGGGAAGGGGGACGGGTTGGCAGAACTGCGGCTGGGGCTGGAGAAGTACATCTCGCAGCAGAGGACCAGCTATGGGG GCACTAGTAGCATCGAGATCCCTGTCCTTTGCCTGCTGGTCAATGGTGACCCCAGCATCCTGGAG AGGATTTCCAGGGCTGTGGAGCATGCTGCCCCCTGGCTGATCCTGGCAGGCTCAGGTGGCATCGCCGACGTGCTTGCTGCCCTGGTGAGCCAGCCCCACCTCCTGGTACCCCAGGTGGCTGAGAAGCAGTTTAGAGAGAAGTTCCCCAGTGAGCATTTCTCCTGGGAGGCCATTGTGCACTGGACCAAGCTG CTACAGAACATCACCTCTCACCCGCACCTGCTTACCGTGTACGACTTCGAGCAGGAAGGCTCCGAGGACCTGGACACCGTCATCCTCAAAGCACTGGTGAAAG CCtgcaagagccacagccaagaggCCCAGGACTACCTGGATGAGCTCAAGCTGGCTGTGGCCTGGGACCGCGTGGACATCGCCAAGAGTGAGATCTTCAGTGGGGACGTGGAGTGGAAG TCCTGCGACCTGGAGGAGGTGATGATGGATGCCCTGGTGAGCAACAAGCCCGAGTTCGTGCGCCTCTTTGTGGACAGCGGTGCCAACATGGCTGATTTCCTGACGTATGGGCGGCTGCAGCAGCTCTACCGCtctgtgtcccccaaaagcctgCTCTTTGACCTGCTGCAGCGTAAGCATGAGGAGGGCCGGCTGACACTGGCTGGCCTGGGTGCCCAGCGCTCCCGGGACCTGCCTGCAGGGCCACCCACCTTCTCCCTGCACGAGGTCTCCCGCGTGCTCAAGGACTTCCTGCATGATGCCTGTCGCGGCTTCTACCAGGACAGCCGGGCGGCCGGCCGGAGGAAGGTG GAGAGGGGGCCGGCCAAGAGGCCCACCGGCCAGAAGTGGCTGCTGGACCTCAACCAGAAAAGCGAGGACCCCTGGAGGGACCTGTTCCTATGGGCTGTGCTGCAGAACCGCCACGAGATGGCCAGTTACTTCTGGGCCATG GGCCAGGAGGGTGTGGCAGCAGCCCTGGCCGCCTGTAAAATCCTCAAAGAAATGTCCCACCTGGAGACAGAGGCAGAGGTGGCCCGCACTATGCGTGAGGCCAAGTACGAGCAGCTGGCCCTGG ACCTCTTCTCCGAGTGCTACAGCAACAGTGAGGACCGGGCCTTCGCCCTGCTGGTGCGCCGCAACCGCAGCTGGAGCCGGACCACCTGCCTGCACCTGGCCACCGAGGCGGACGCCAAGGCCTTCTTTGCCCATGATGGCGTGCAG GCGTTCCTGACCAAGATCTGGTGGGGAGACATGGCTGCAGGCACACCCATCCTGCGGCTGCTGGGCGCCTTCACCTGCCCTGCCCTCATTTACACCAACCTCATCACCTTCAG TAAGGAAACCCCTCTGAGGACGGGCCTGGAGGACCTGCAGGAGCTGGACAGCCTGGACACAGAGAGGAGCCTTCTGTGTGGCTCAGGCAGCCG GATGGAGGAGCCAGTGGAGGCACCAAGGGGTGCAGGTGACCGAGGCCCACAGGCAGCCTTCCTGCTCACACGCTGGCGGAAGTTCTGGGGGGCACCGGTGACTGTGTTCCTGGGGAACGTGGTCATGTACTTCGCCTTCCTCTTCCTTTTCACCTACGTCCTGCTGGTGGACTTCAGGCCGCCTCCCCGGGGGCCATCTGGGCCTGAGATCACCCTCTACTTCTGGGTCTTCACACTGGTATTGGAGGAAATCCGGCAG GGCTTCTTTACGGATGAGGACACACGCCTGGTAAAGAAGTTCACTCTGTATGTGGAGGACAACTGGAACAAGTGTGACATGGTAGCCATCTTCCTGTTCACCGTCGGTGTCACCTGCAG GATGCTGACCTCCTTATTTGAGGCCGGCCGGACCATCCTCGCCATCGACTTCATGGTATTCACGCTTCGGCTCATCCACATCTTTGCCATCCACAAGCAACTGGGCCCCAAGATCATCATTGTGGAGAGGATG ATGAAGgacgtcttcttcttcctcttcttcctgagCGTGTGGCTCGTGGCCTACGGCGTGACCACCCAAGCGCTGCTACACCCCCATGACGGCCGCCTGGAGTGGATCTTCCGCCGCGTGCTCTACCGGCCCTACCTGCAGATTTTTGGGCAGATCCCCCTGGATGAGATTGACG AAGCCCGTGTGAACTGTTCCGTCCACCCCCTGCTGCTGGAGGACTCGCCCTCCTGCCCCAACCTCTATGCCAACTGGCTGGTCATCCTCCTGCTGGTCACCTTCCTGCTGGTCACCAATGTGCTGCTTATGAACCTGCTCATTGCCATGTTCAG CTACACGTTCCAGGTGGTGCAGGGAAACGCCGACATGTTCTGGAAGTTCCAGCGATACCACCTCATCGTGGAATACCACGGGCGTCCCGCCCTGGCCCCACCCTTCATCCTGCTCAGCCACCTGAGCCTGGTGCTCAAGCGCGTCTTCAGGAAGGCAGCCCAGCAAAAGCAGGAGCACCTGG AGCGAGACCTGCCGGACCCCCTGGACCAGAAGATTGTCACCTGGGAGACTGTTCAGAAGGAGAACTTCCTGAGCAAcatggagaggaggaggagggacagTGAGGGGGAGGTGCTGCGGAAAACCGCCCACAG AGTGGACTCTGTTGCCAAGTACCTCGGCGGGCTGAGAGAGCAAGAAAAGCGGATCCGGTGTCTGGAATCACAG GTAAACTACTGCACGCTGCTCCTGTCCTCCATGGCTGATGTGCTAGCCCCAGGCAGCAACTACTGGA GCTCTCGGCAATGTGGTAATGGGAGCCAGCAGGCCCCTGCTGGCCACGGAGAGGGCCCTGGTGGCAGAGAACACCCAGAGGCTGGCCAGCCACCCTCAGTCAACTGA
- the Cd81 gene encoding CD81 antigen isoform X1, whose product MGVEGCTKCIKYLLFVFNFVFWLAGGVILGVALWLRHDPQTTSLLYLELGDKPAPSTFYVGIYILIAVGAVMMFVGFLGCYGAIQESQCLLGTFFTCLVILFACEVAAGIWGFVHKDQIAKDVKQFYDQALQQAVVDDDASNAKAVVKTFHETLNCCGSNTLSALSTSVLRNNLCPSGSNIFTNIFKEDCHQKIDELFSGKLYLIGIAAIVVAVIMIFEMILSMVLCCGIRNSSVY is encoded by the exons CTGGCCGGAGGCGTGATCCTGGGTGTGGCCCTATGGCTGCGCCATGACCCTCAGACCACCAGCTTGCTCTACCTGGAACTGGGAGACAAGCCTGCACCCAGCACCTTCTATGTGG GCATCTACATCCTCATTGCTGTGGGGGCTGTGATGATGTTCGTCGGCTTCCTGGGCTGCTACGGGGCCATTCAGGAATCCCAGTGTCTGCTTGGGACG TTTTTTACCTGCCTAGTGATCCTCTTTGCCTGTGAGGTGGCTGCCGGCATCTGGGGCTTCGTCCACAAGGACCAG ATTGCTAAGGATGTGAAGCAGTTCTACGACCAGGCCCTGCAGCAGGCTGTGGTGGATGACGATGCCAGCAACGCCAAGGCCGTGGTGAAGACCTTCCATGAGACG CTCAATTGCTGCGGCTCCAACACTTTGTCTGCACTGTCCACCTCAGTGCTGAGAAACAACCTTTGTCCATCGGGGAGCAACATCTTCACCAATATCTTCAAG GAGGACTGCCACCAGAAGATTGATGAACTCTTCTCGGGAAAGCTGTACCTCATCGGCATTGCCGCCATCGTCGTTGCTGTCATAATG ATCTTCGAGATGATCCTGAGCATGGTGCTGTGCTGTGGCATCCGGAACAGCTCTGTGTACTGA